The sequence ACGGCGGTCTGGAGAGCCGCCTCGACGGCCTCGGCGCCCTTGTCCTCCTCCGAGTCCGGCAGACCCGCGCGGTTCAGCGCCTGCTCCACGGTGTCGACCGTGAGGATGCCGAAGCCGACCGGAACGGCGTGCTCGCGAGCGACGTCCGTGAGGCCCTGCGTCACCGACTGGCACACGTACTCGAAGTGCGGCGTGCCTCCGCGGATGACGACTCCGAGGCTCGCGATCGCGTCCGCACCGCGCCGGGCGAGGGCCTCCGCGACGACCGTGAGCTCGAACGCTCCGGCGACACGGGTCACCCGATACGACGCGCCCGCCGCCTCGGCGGCCCGCACGGCGCCCGCGACGAGCCCGTCCATGATCTCGGTGTGCCACGAGGACGCGACGATCTCGACCGTGAGGCCCGTCCCGTCGACCGTGATCTCCGGTGCGCCGTCTCCGCTCATGCGTCCTCTCCCTGCAGGTGTCCCATCCGCTCGACCTTGGTCTGGCGGTAGAACTCGTTCTCCGGGTGCGCGCCCACGTGATGCGGCACCCTCTCCACGCACGCGATGCCGGAGGCTCGCAGCCCCTCGACCTTCGCGGGGTTGTTGGTCATCAGGCGGATCTCGCTCAGCCCCAGGTCGTGCAGGATCGCCGCCGCGGCGCCGTACTCGCGCCGGTCGACGGGCAGCCCCAGGTCGGTGTTCGCGTCGACCGTGTCCCGTCCCTGGTCCTGAAGGCCGTACGCCTTGATCTTGGACAGGATGCCGATGCCGCGACCCTCGTGCCCCGTGAGGTACACGACCGCGCCGCCCTCCTCGACGATGCGCGCGATGGCGGAGTCGAGCTGGGGTCCGCAGTCGCAGCGCAGCGAGCCGAAGGCGTCGCCGGTGAGGCACTCGGAGTGCACGCGCACGATCGGCACGACTCCGTCCTTCGGCGGCACGACCATCGCCACGTGCTCGTCGCCGGTGCGGGCGTCGCGGTAGCCGCGGACGGTCACGTCGCCGTGGACGGTGGGCAGGCGCGCCTCGCCCTCGAGCAGCACGCGGTGCGGCTGCGGGCCGACCGGGGCCGCGAGGTCGCCGACGTGGCGCCGGTAGGCGATGAGGTCTGCGATGGTGAGGAAGACCAGGCCCTCCTTGTCGGCGAGGGCCGTCGCCGAGCCCTGCCGCATCATGGTGCCGTCGTCGTTCACGAGCTCGGCGATCACGCCCACGTGGGAGACGCCGGCGAGCCGGCACAGGTCGACCGCGGCCTCCGTGTGCCCGGGACGATGCAGCACTCCCCCGGCGACGGCGCGCAGGGGAAGCACGTGGCCGGGACGGATGAAGGCCTCGTGGCCCGCGTCCTCGTCCGCGAGCAGCTGAAGCGTGTGGTGGCGGTCCGCGGCGGAGATGCCCGTGGTGACGCCCTCCGCCGCGTCCACGGACACGGTGTAGGCGGTGCGGCGCGGGTCCTGGCTCTGCGGGACCATGAGCGGCAGCTTGAGCGCGTCCGCGCGGTCGCCGGTCATCGGGGCGCACAGGTAGCCCGACGAGTGCCGGATGCCCCACGCGATCCACTCGACCGTCGCGCGCTCGGCGGACATGATGAAGTCCGCCTCGTCCTCGCGGTCGTGCGAGTCGGCGACGAGGACGGGGCGCCCCGCGCGGATGTCCTCGAGCGCGCGCTCGACGAGCGCGACCATCTCGGCGGTCATGAGCGGGCTCCCAGCATCTTCTCGACGTACTTGCCGATCACGTCGACCTCGACGTTCGCGCGTGCGCCGACCTGCATGTCTCCGAAGCCCGTCTCCGCGAGCGTGGTCGGGATGAGCGAGACGGTCGCGAGGTCGCCCTCGAGGGCCGCGACCGTGAGCGACGTGCCGTTGAGCGCGATCGAGCCCTTCGCGACGACGTACCGCTCGAGGTCCGCCGGGATGCGGAAGGTGAGATCGGTCCACTCGGGCTGCGAGTCGCGCGCCACGAGCTCGGCGACGCCGTCGACGTGCCCCTGCATCATGTGACCGCCGAGTCGCCCATCGGCACGCATCGCGCGCTCGAGGTTGACGCGCTGACCGACCTTCAGGTCGGACAGGGTGGTGGTCTGAAGCGTGACGCGCATGACGTCCGCGTTCCAGGTGTCGCCCGAGTGGCTCGCGACCGTGAGGCACACGCCGTCCACGGCGATCGACTCGCCATGCACGAAGTCGCCGCCGAACCCCGGTGAGGAGATCGCGATCTGAGACTGGGCGCCGTTGTCGGTGACGGCCATGACCGTGCCGACCGACTCGACGATGCCGGTGAACATCAAGGTCCTTTCGTGAACACTGCTGTGACCAGGGTATCCGCGCCGAGGCGCGTCACGGTCACGTCCGACCCTCTCAACGCGTCGGTCATGGTGCCGATTCCCAGGTCGCCGACGGCGGTCGGACCGGCGCCGAGCAGCGCGGGCGCGATGTACGCGTGGACCTCGTCGACGAGGCCCGCGCGCAGGAACGCGGAGGTGACGATCGCTCCGCCCTCCACCATCAGGGTGCGCGCATCGCGCCGCCACAGCATGTCGAGCACCTGGGCAGGGTCGTGCGTCCGCGCCGCCAGCACGTTGTCGTCGCGCCACACCTTCGCGCCGGCCGTGTCCGCCATGCCCATGACGACCCGCAGCGGCTGGTGAGGCGTGTGCACGCCGGGCGGGCGTGCGCTGAGCGCAGGGTCGTCGGCACGCACCGTGCCGGTGCCCACGAGGATCGCGTCGACCGCGGCACGCGTGTGGTGGGCGTGGCCGCGGGCCTGCTCGCCCGTGATCCAGAAGCTCGAGCCGTCCGCGGCGGCGGTGCGCCCGTCGAGGGTCTGCGCCCACTTCGCGATCACGTACGGCCGGCCAAGCTCCATCGCGCGCAGCCAGCGAGAGTTCAGCTCTCGCGCCCCGGGATGCGGCACGAACTCGGCGTCGATGCCGCGGCCGCGCAGCACAGAGCCGCCTCCCGACGCCTCGGGGTTGGGATCCTCGACGGCGTAGATCACGCGGCCGACGCCCGCGACGGTCAGCGCATCCGCACACGGGCCAGTGCGCCCCGTGTGGGTACAGGGCTCGAGCGTGACATAGGCAGTCGCACCCGCCACATCGGCTCCCTCGGCTGCGGCCCTCTCCAGGGCGTCCGCCTCGGCGTGCGGGGTGCCCGCACCGCGATGCCAGCCCTCCGCAAGCACGCGGCCCTCGGCGTCCGTGAGCACGCAGCCGACACGGGGGTTCGGTCCCCACAGGGGCCCCTGCGCGGCAAGCAGCACGGCGCGGTCCATCGCCGCCTCATCGTCGAGACGTGCGTCCGGGGTCAGCTCATCGATGATCGGCGGCCTCCTGAGCGATGCGGCGCAGGGCGTCGATCTCCCCGGCGCGGTCGGCGGCGCCGTAGATCGCGGAGCCCGCGACGAGCATGTCGGCGCCCGCGGCCGCGACGATCGGCGCCGTCTCGCGCGTCACACCGCCGTCGACCTCGATCCGCAGCGGGTGCGCGGCCGCCGTGGCCGCCTCGCGCAGCGCGGTCACCTTCGGCATGGTGTGCTGCATGAACGACTGCCCGCCGAAGCCCGGCTCGACGGTCATCACGAGCACCATGTCGAACTCGACGAGCACGTCGAGCACCTGGTCGACCGGGGTGTCGGGCTTGATCGCGACCGAGGAGCGCGCGCCGAGGGCGCGCAGGTCGCGGGCGATCCTCACCGGCTCCGCCGCCGCCTCGAGGTGGAAGGTCACCGAGGTCGCTCCCGCCTCCGCGTAGCGCGGGGCCCAGCGATCGGGATCCTCGATCATCAGGTGGGCGTCCACCGGGAGGGGCGACACCTCGGCGAGGCGCTCGAGCACGGGCAGCCCGAGCGTGAGGTTCGGCACGAAGTGCCCGTCCATCACGTCGATGTGGACCCAGTCGGCGCCAGCGACGCTGGTGATCTCGGACTCGAGGTTGGCGAAGTCGGCCGACAGGATCGAAGGAGCGATCTCAATAGCCATAGGCACAACCTAGCGCGCGGAGGAACGGCCTCAGGACAGGCGCCGCTGGAGCAGCGCAAGGAACATGCTGTCGGTGCCGTGGACGTGGGTCCACAGCTGCACGTGCGGGCCGCGACCCCAATCGCCGGGACTCGTGCCCGTCGCGCTAGCGACCGCCTCACGCGCGTCCAGGACCTCCGCGCCGGCCGCCCTCGCGACGACGTCCCGCGTCTCCGCGAGCAGCGGGGAGCACGTGATGTAGGCGACCAGGCCGCCTGGCCTCACGAGGCGCAGCGCGTTGGCGAGGAGTCGCTCCTGGGCCTCCTGCAGGTCGGCGACATCTCGGGGCTCCTTGCGCCACCGAGCCTCCGGCCTGCGCCGCAGTGCGCCGAGCCCCGTGCACGGCGCGTCGAGCAGCACGCGGTCGTAGGCGGCCTCGTCGCCCCACGCGGTGCCGTCGCCGACCGCGACCGAGACGACGCCCTCGGGGATCGCCTTGACCGAGTCCTCGACTAGGCGCGCGCGGTGCGGATGGAGCTCGAGGGCGTCGAGCGTCGCCTTCCCGAGCGCGGCGTGGGCGCCGAGCAGGGCCGCCTTGCCTCCCGGTCCCGCGCACAGATCGAGCCACCGCTCCCCCTGCTCCACCGGACGCGCGGCGACGAGCGCGCTCGCGACCACCTGGCTGCCCTCGTCCTGGACGGCGGCGCGGCGCTCGCGGACGGCCTCGATCGCGCCAGGATCGCCGCCTCCGCTCAGCACGACCGCCGTCGGGGCGTAGCGCCCCGGCTCGGCTCCGGGCACCTCGTCGACAAGGGACGATGCGTCGGCCAGGCCTGGGCGGGCGACCAGGGCGACGCGCGCGGGCGAGTTGTCGGCCTCGAGCAGCTGGGCGAGCTCGGAGACCCGGCCGTCGGCCTCGAGCGCGGACGCGAGCTCCGAGGCGACCCAGGACGGGTGCGAGTGGCGCAGGGCCACCGCGTCGCGGGACTGGCCGGGAGCGACGCGCGCCTCCCATGCCTCCCGCGTGGCCTCGGAGACGCGGCGCAGGATCGCGTTGACGAACTTCGAGGGCCCCACGCCGAGCCGGGCTCGCGCGAGCGACACGGTCTCGCCCACGGCCGCGTGGTCTGCGACGCGCATGCCGAGGATCTGATGGGCTCCGAGCCACAGGACGCGGCGCGCGCCCGGGTCGATCTTGCTCACCGGACGCTGAGCCGCGTACGCGATCACCGCGTCGTAGAAGCCGTGCATGCGCAGCGCGCCGTACGCGAGCTCCGTGGCGAACGCCGCGTCACGTCCCCCGAGCCGGTGGTCCGCGAGGATGCGCGGCATCACGAGGTTCGCGTAGCCGCCCTCGGCGTCGACCGCCTCGACGCAGTCGAGCGCGGCCGCGCGTGCGGGGTCGCTGGGGGTCGGACGACGGTTCGATCCGCCGCGGCTCGGTGACCGATGGTTCGCGCCGCCGCGGTTGCCGGAGCCGCCGCGTCCGGCCCGCCCCTTGGCGGGGCCACGCCGAGCGCCGTCGCGACGGTTCGAGTCGCGTGGACCGCCGCCGCGCCCACGCTCTACCGATCCGTCGCCGCTCATGCCTCCCCCAGCGCTGCCGACTCGGGCAGACGCGCGCCGCGCCACCAGTCCCGCGCGGCCATCTGCTTGCGCCCCGCCGGCGCGATCCACGACAGCGCGACCGGATGTGTGCCGGTGCCGACGAGGACCTCCCCGTCGGCCTCCCTGAGCTGGCCTGGCACGGTCAACGGCTCGTCGAAGCGGGGCGAGACCGGGCCGATCTTCGCGACCTGACCGTCCGGCAGCGTCGTCCAGGCGCCGGGCGCGGGCGTGCAGCCGCGGACCTGACGGTCGACGACGTGCGCGGGCCGCTCCCACCGCACATAGGCGTCCTCGCGCGTGAGCTTGGGCGCGTGCGAGACGTCGTCGCCGCTCTGAGGCTCGGGCACGAGAGCGCCCGCCTCGAGGCCGGACATGGTCTGGGCGAGGAGGGGTGCGCCGGCCTGCGCGAGCCGGTCGAGCAGATCGCCCGCGGTGTCCGTGGGGCGGATCCGCTCGGTGAGGACCCCGAGCACGGGCCCGGTGTCCATGCCCCTGTCGAGCAGGAACGTCGTGGCTCCGGTGAGGTCGTCGCCCGCCATCAGGGATCGCTGCACCGGCGCGGCGCCACGCCATGCGGGCAGCACCGAGAAGTGCAGGTTCACCCAGCCGAGCTGCGTCGCCTCAAGCATCGCGGGCCGCAGGATCTGGCCGTACGCGACGACCGCGCCGGCGTCGGCGTCGAGCGCGCGCACCTGGGCGACGAACTCCGGGTCCGAGGCCTTCTCGGGCGTCAGCACGTCGAGTCCCTTGCCGAGCGCGAACTCCTTCACCGGCGACGGGTGGAGCGTACGGCCGCGTCGGCCCCTGGCGTCGGGCTGGGTGATCACGGCGACCACCTCGTGGTCCGAGGCGAGCAGCGCCTCCAGGCTGGGGACGGCGACGTCAGGGGTGCCGGCGAAGATCAGGCGCATGCGCCCATCGTAGGTGCGAGGACGCGCTCGGTTCACGCCAGCCGCAGCGGCCCGTCCACCCGCACCCGCAGGTCGTCGCCGCCCGCCTTGGACTGCTCGCGCAGCAGGGACCGCAGCGCATCGACGCAGGCCTGGGCCGCGCCGCGGGACAGGAGCAGGGAGGCTCCCCGATCGTCGGGAGCGACGATGGCGCCGAGCGACTCGGCTCCGCTGGCCCTCACGGCCCGAGCCACGGCGGCCTCGGGGCCCTCGAGTCGCACGTGCCTGGTCACCGGCGGCAGGCTCAGCTCGGCGCGCTCGTCGTAGGCCTCGCGCACCGCGTCGGCCGCGCGCCACGTGCGCAGCGCGCGTGCGGTGAGCGCGGGGAGCTCCCCGACGATCGAGACACCCCCGCCGGCCGCCCGGCTGCGGGCGTGCGCTGCGGCGACCAGCCAATGGCGCAGCGCGACGACCTCTCCGCCGAGCCCCGACGCGGGAGCCGCAGCGTCCACGACGACCACGTGCGCGTAGCCCCCGGGCACCGCGGGGATCGCTCCGGGGACCGCGACGACGAGGCCGCCGGGCACCGCACCGTCGGGCACGACTCCGGACGATGCCGACGACACCATCACCTGCACCCCCGAGGCCATCGCGCCCAGCTGCTCGGCAACGCGTGCGACGCCCTGCCTGCGCTGTGCGAGACGGTTCCCGTGGCATTCGGGGCAGTGCCAGTCGACCTGGGTGCGCCCGCACGACGTGCATACCGGATCCGCGCCCTGCGCAGGAAGGCTGAGCGATCCCCCGCACTCGCGGCACTCGGCCCACGCGTCGCAGCGCGCGCATGCGGTCGCCTGCACGTAGCCGGCGCGGGGCACGACCACTGCCACGGGCCCGGCGGCGAGCGCCTCGGTGACGCGCCGCCAGACGCCCGGGGGCATCCAGTGGCGACCGGCGGGGCCGTCGTGGGCACGCCGCTCGTCGTCCCACAGGTCGATCGTCGCGGTGCGCGTCCTGAGGGCCTCGGTGTCCGGCTGCTCAAGCGTCGCCCAGTGGTGCGCCGTGAGAGCGACCGCCTCGATCGACGGCACGTAGCCGGCGACGACCAGGTCGCAGCCCTCGGACTCTGCGCGCATGTTCGCGATCGTGCGGGCATGCAGGTAGGGCGCGTGGGGGTCCTCGTAGGCGGTGTGGCCGTCGTCCCACAGCGCGAGGTGCGCGAGCCTCGGCACCGGCTGCATGACTGAGGGACGGGTGCCGACGACGAGGCCGACCTCGCCCCTGAGCGCGGCGAGGTACTGCCCGTAGCGCACGTTCGGTCCGTCGTCGGCGTCCAGCACGGCGAAGTCTCCGCCCCCGCGCGAGGTCCACCGCTCGAGGCCCGCGTCGCGAAGGACCGAGGCGACCGCCGCGACCGCGCGCGCGTCGGGAACGACGATGAGCGCGCTGCCCCGACCGGTCGCCGCCGCGCGCACCGCGTCCGCGGCGAGCTCGCGCGCGGCGGTGCTTCCCGGGCTCTCCGGGTCGGGGAGCGACTGCCGGACGACGCGCCTGGGCTCGCGCGCATCATGGTGCAGGCGGTCGGCGGCACCGAGCGCGTCCGCGGCGGCGCGGAGCCGGCCGAGGTCGACCTCCGTGTCGGGAGCGCGCTTCTCGACGGCCGCGACCCGGGGCGGCGCCATGAGCCGCAGCACGTCCCACGTCGAGCCGCACGAGCGCTGCGCGAGAGCCTCGGCGAGGCGCAGGGACGAGGGCGTGTACGAGGGTGCGTAGGCGGCGGACCTCACCTCGAGCAGCCGCCCCTCGAAGTCGCTGCGGTCGATGACCGCCATCACGACCGCATTGACCAGCCTCCCCGCGAACGGCACCCGGACCCGATACCCCTGCTCGACCCGGTCGAGCTTGTCCGGTATCAGGTAGTCGAACGGCGCGTCGAGGTGTGGCAGAGGTGAGTCGATGACGACGCGCGCGATCCGGCGCTCGGGCATCATGCCTGCGAGCAGGTGGGTCGCTCCTGCGTCCTCCGCTGTCGTGTCCTCCCCCACGGTTGGGGTCAGACCGCGGACTTCAGCGCATCGACCCTGTCGGTGCGCTCCCAGGTGAAGTCGGCGAGCTCGCGTCCGAAGTGGCCGTAGGCGGCTGTCTGACGGTAGATCGGGCGACGGAGGTCGAGGGCGTCGATGATGGCGGCAGGCCTGAGGTCGAAGACCTCCCGCACCGCCGCGACGATGCGCTCGGGCGCCACGTGCGCCGTGCCGAAGGTCTCGACGTACAGGCCCACGGGGTGCGCGGTGCCGATCGCGTAGGCGACCTGGACCTCGCAGCGGTCGGCGAGGCCAGCCGCGACGACGTTCTTGGCGACCCAGCGCATCGCGTACGCGGCGGAGCGGTCGACCTTCGACGGGTCCTTGCCGGAGAACGCGCCGCCTCCGTGACGGGCCATGCCTCCGTACGTGTCGACGATGATCTTGCGACCGGTGAGTCCGGCGTCGCCCTTGGGCCCGCCGATCTCGAACTTGCCGGTCGGGTTGATGAGGCTGCGGTGGCCGGTCGAGTCGAGCTCGACGTCGGCGAGCACCTTGCCGATCACGGCCTCCTCGAGCGCGCCCCGCAGCGAGGCCATCTCCATGCCCTCGGTGTGCTGGCTCGAGAGCACGACGGTGTCCACGGTGCG comes from Demequina sp. NBRC 110054 and encodes:
- the rpe gene encoding ribulose-phosphate 3-epimerase, producing the protein MAIEIAPSILSADFANLESEITSVAGADWVHIDVMDGHFVPNLTLGLPVLERLAEVSPLPVDAHLMIEDPDRWAPRYAEAGATSVTFHLEAAAEPVRIARDLRALGARSSVAIKPDTPVDQVLDVLVEFDMVLVMTVEPGFGGQSFMQHTMPKVTALREAATAAAHPLRIEVDGGVTRETAPIVAAAGADMLVAGSAIYGAADRAGEIDALRRIAQEAADHR
- a CDS encoding riboflavin synthase; amino-acid sequence: MFTGIVESVGTVMAVTDNGAQSQIAISSPGFGGDFVHGESIAVDGVCLTVASHSGDTWNADVMRVTLQTTTLSDLKVGQRVNLERAMRADGRLGGHMMQGHVDGVAELVARDSQPEWTDLTFRIPADLERYVVAKGSIALNGTSLTVAALEGDLATVSLIPTTLAETGFGDMQVGARANVEVDVIGKYVEKMLGARS
- the fmt gene encoding methionyl-tRNA formyltransferase, whose amino-acid sequence is MRLIFAGTPDVAVPSLEALLASDHEVVAVITQPDARGRRGRTLHPSPVKEFALGKGLDVLTPEKASDPEFVAQVRALDADAGAVVAYGQILRPAMLEATQLGWVNLHFSVLPAWRGAAPVQRSLMAGDDLTGATTFLLDRGMDTGPVLGVLTERIRPTDTAGDLLDRLAQAGAPLLAQTMSGLEAGALVPEPQSGDDVSHAPKLTREDAYVRWERPAHVVDRQVRGCTPAPGAWTTLPDGQVAKIGPVSPRFDEPLTVPGQLREADGEVLVGTGTHPVALSWIAPAGRKQMAARDWWRGARLPESAALGEA
- the ribH gene encoding 6,7-dimethyl-8-ribityllumazine synthase — encoded protein: MSGDGAPEITVDGTGLTVEIVASSWHTEIMDGLVAGAVRAAEAAGASYRVTRVAGAFELTVVAEALARRGADAIASLGVVIRGGTPHFEYVCQSVTQGLTDVAREHAVPVGFGILTVDTVEQALNRAGLPDSEEDKGAEAVEAALQTAVTLRTL
- the ribD gene encoding bifunctional diaminohydroxyphosphoribosylaminopyrimidine deaminase/5-amino-6-(5-phosphoribosylamino)uracil reductase RibD produces the protein MIDELTPDARLDDEAAMDRAVLLAAQGPLWGPNPRVGCVLTDAEGRVLAEGWHRGAGTPHAEADALERAAAEGADVAGATAYVTLEPCTHTGRTGPCADALTVAGVGRVIYAVEDPNPEASGGGSVLRGRGIDAEFVPHPGARELNSRWLRAMELGRPYVIAKWAQTLDGRTAAADGSSFWITGEQARGHAHHTRAAVDAILVGTGTVRADDPALSARPPGVHTPHQPLRVVMGMADTAGAKVWRDDNVLAARTHDPAQVLDMLWRRDARTLMVEGGAIVTSAFLRAGLVDEVHAYIAPALLGAGPTAVGDLGIGTMTDALRGSDVTVTRLGADTLVTAVFTKGP
- the ribB gene encoding 3,4-dihydroxy-2-butanone-4-phosphate synthase, translated to MTAEMVALVERALEDIRAGRPVLVADSHDREDEADFIMSAERATVEWIAWGIRHSSGYLCAPMTGDRADALKLPLMVPQSQDPRRTAYTVSVDAAEGVTTGISAADRHHTLQLLADEDAGHEAFIRPGHVLPLRAVAGGVLHRPGHTEAAVDLCRLAGVSHVGVIAELVNDDGTMMRQGSATALADKEGLVFLTIADLIAYRRHVGDLAAPVGPQPHRVLLEGEARLPTVHGDVTVRGYRDARTGDEHVAMVVPPKDGVVPIVRVHSECLTGDAFGSLRCDCGPQLDSAIARIVEEGGAVVYLTGHEGRGIGILSKIKAYGLQDQGRDTVDANTDLGLPVDRREYGAAAAILHDLGLSEIRLMTNNPAKVEGLRASGIACVERVPHHVGAHPENEFYRQTKVERMGHLQGEDA
- the metK gene encoding methionine adenosyltransferase, producing the protein MSSLRLFTSESVTEGHPDKVCDQVSDAILDEMLRQDPASRVAVETMVTTGLVHVAGEVTTEAYVDIPGTIRKVVNEIGYTSSRIGFDGDSCGVSVSIGEQSPDIWMGVGHATDVDGDDLGAGDQGLMFGYACTDTPELMPLPIAIAHRLTSRLAEVRRSGEVEGLRPDGKAQVTIGYDGDVARTVDTVVLSSQHTEGMEMASLRGALEEAVIGKVLADVELDSTGHRSLINPTGKFEIGGPKGDAGLTGRKIIVDTYGGMARHGGGAFSGKDPSKVDRSAAYAMRWVAKNVVAAGLADRCEVQVAYAIGTAHPVGLYVETFGTAHVAPERIVAAVREVFDLRPAAIIDALDLRRPIYRQTAAYGHFGRELADFTWERTDRVDALKSAV
- a CDS encoding RsmB/NOP family class I SAM-dependent RNA methyltransferase, coding for MSGDGSVERGRGGGPRDSNRRDGARRGPAKGRAGRGGSGNRGGANHRSPSRGGSNRRPTPSDPARAAALDCVEAVDAEGGYANLVMPRILADHRLGGRDAAFATELAYGALRMHGFYDAVIAYAAQRPVSKIDPGARRVLWLGAHQILGMRVADHAAVGETVSLARARLGVGPSKFVNAILRRVSEATREAWEARVAPGQSRDAVALRHSHPSWVASELASALEADGRVSELAQLLEADNSPARVALVARPGLADASSLVDEVPGAEPGRYAPTAVVLSGGGDPGAIEAVRERRAAVQDEGSQVVASALVAARPVEQGERWLDLCAGPGGKAALLGAHAALGKATLDALELHPHRARLVEDSVKAIPEGVVSVAVGDGTAWGDEAAYDRVLLDAPCTGLGALRRRPEARWRKEPRDVADLQEAQERLLANALRLVRPGGLVAYITCSPLLAETRDVVARAAGAEVLDAREAVASATGTSPGDWGRGPHVQLWTHVHGTDSMFLALLQRRLS